One window from the genome of Rhodococcus sp. ABRD24 encodes:
- a CDS encoding SRPBCC family protein, with amino-acid sequence MGRRFRYALERNGRADAATMFDLLRDAESWTEWAGSPITHAGWRDEAPAVGDDVVGRVRLVGSRRSRTPEQVTIDDRPHVHGYRVLTRWPVRDYRSRVEFTPRNDGTTTVRWSGDFVERIPGTGWLWKRFLLRFLGGLADNLIREAQRRAAAHD; translated from the coding sequence GTGGGTCGACGGTTCAGGTACGCACTGGAGCGGAACGGCCGCGCCGACGCCGCAACGATGTTCGATCTGCTGCGTGACGCCGAGTCGTGGACAGAATGGGCCGGCTCCCCGATCACGCACGCGGGCTGGCGCGACGAAGCGCCCGCCGTGGGCGACGACGTCGTAGGGCGTGTGCGCCTCGTGGGTAGCCGGCGATCCCGGACGCCGGAGCAGGTCACGATTGACGACCGGCCCCACGTGCACGGTTACCGCGTGCTGACGCGATGGCCGGTCCGCGACTACCGGTCCCGCGTGGAGTTCACGCCACGGAACGACGGCACCACCACGGTGCGCTGGTCGGGAGATTTCGTCGAACGGATCCCCGGAACGGGATGGCTGTGGAAGCGGTTCCTCCTCCGCTTCCTCGGCGGTCTCGCCGACAACCTCATCCGGGAAGCGCAGCGGCGCGCGGCTGCACACGATTGA
- a CDS encoding TetR/AcrR family transcriptional regulator, translating to MAYRRTPAVEARLAAQRETIFQAAVAVLSEQGYQGLTIAAVATRAGVATGSVYTHFSGKSDLVVAVFREIVGREVAAVNTAAGPGRSAAARISAVIETFGGRAMKNPKLAYTLLAEPVDAAVDAERLVFRRTFADAFAAAVADGVADGELGPQNVPLVAASLVGATAEVLTGPLAAGGSDPAVLHDLVRFALTAVGCPPEAR from the coding sequence ATGGCCTACCGCCGAACCCCCGCCGTCGAAGCGCGCCTCGCGGCCCAGCGCGAGACCATCTTCCAGGCCGCGGTCGCTGTGCTGTCCGAGCAGGGATACCAGGGTCTGACGATCGCGGCCGTCGCCACCCGCGCCGGGGTCGCGACCGGCAGTGTGTACACCCACTTCTCGGGCAAGTCGGATTTGGTGGTGGCAGTGTTCCGGGAGATTGTCGGCCGCGAGGTGGCCGCCGTGAACACCGCCGCGGGCCCGGGGAGATCAGCCGCGGCCCGGATCTCGGCGGTGATCGAGACCTTCGGCGGGCGTGCCATGAAGAACCCGAAACTTGCCTACACGCTGCTCGCCGAACCAGTGGATGCTGCCGTCGACGCCGAGCGGCTCGTCTTCCGTCGCACCTTCGCCGACGCCTTCGCCGCGGCCGTCGCGGACGGGGTGGCCGACGGCGAACTCGGGCCCCAGAATGTGCCGCTCGTCGCGGCCTCCCTCGTCGGTGCCACCGCCGAGGTCCTTACCGGGCCCCTTGCGGCAGGGGGCAGTGATCCTGCCGTCCTCCACGACCTCGTCCGCTTCGCCCTCACCGCCGTCGGCTGTCCTCCCGAGGCGCGTTGA
- a CDS encoding TetR/AcrR family transcriptional regulator, whose product MSDETFQRARTPAQRARRVEDVLTATRRLLAEADVTALSLGAIAREAGLASSNVLRYFGSREGVLLDLMDGEYALWLPDLDSGLRHTGTAIDIDQVAATTAATLAERPLLSRLIAASSELLRYPMPDEALERCRGQGRRNQAELARILGGALGVMLSVRDQAYLVAGLHAVVGAASGWSVQAAFPVDFETAARSLLAIQLEGLVVRAEKPRLSSAPRLE is encoded by the coding sequence GTGAGCGACGAGACGTTCCAGAGGGCACGCACGCCGGCGCAGCGTGCTCGACGGGTGGAGGACGTCCTGACGGCGACGCGGCGTCTGCTGGCCGAGGCCGACGTAACCGCACTGTCGTTGGGGGCGATAGCGCGCGAAGCCGGGCTGGCGTCCTCGAACGTGTTGCGCTACTTCGGCTCCCGCGAGGGTGTGCTCCTCGATCTGATGGACGGGGAGTACGCGCTGTGGCTGCCGGACCTCGATTCGGGGCTACGGCACACCGGCACCGCGATCGATATCGATCAGGTCGCCGCGACGACGGCCGCGACTCTCGCCGAGCGGCCACTGCTGTCCCGGCTGATCGCGGCATCCTCGGAACTGTTGCGCTACCCGATGCCGGACGAGGCGCTCGAACGGTGTCGCGGTCAGGGGCGACGGAATCAAGCCGAACTGGCGAGGATCCTCGGCGGTGCACTCGGCGTCATGCTGTCGGTGCGCGATCAGGCGTACCTGGTCGCCGGACTGCACGCGGTCGTCGGCGCCGCGTCCGGTTGGTCGGTGCAGGCGGCATTCCCGGTCGATTTCGAGACCGCTGCCCGCAGTCTGCTCGCGATCCAACTCGAGGGGTTGGTGGTCAGGGCCGAGAAGCCGCGCCTATCGAGCGCGCCACGCCTCGAGTAG
- a CDS encoding MFS transporter: protein MKIPMRWIVLIGSFIAYIFDALEVVILSIALPDIREDLGLSATQGGLMATATLLGIGASSITAGWFADNYGRKKPLLYCLLIFGAFTAAIAFIGNFWIIMLLRFISGFGLGGVWGIVSAYIVETWPAHRRGRAVAFVLSAFPIGGVLAALLARLVLPDWRLLFFISGVGVVIPLAIVAFGFKESAEWQTARRNSTDETATVSVARIFKPDLRRTTLIGTAVCSLSLVAWWGSSTWLPTFLHEDKGVPMTTVTLLLTLLNVGMFLGYNIFGIIADKYGRKLAIIISLAGTGLTLPLYVLAGDEQSLYWLGPLFAFFVAFFGLYGSYLSEIFPTEVRTTGAGFCFNIGRGVSALAPLILGFIAGGVGLSTGLLVCASLFIVAAAMMTLMPDSNRRPKEQHQHSDREPTVSL from the coding sequence ATGAAGATCCCCATGCGCTGGATCGTCCTCATCGGATCGTTCATCGCCTATATTTTCGACGCCCTCGAAGTCGTCATCCTATCGATTGCACTACCCGACATCCGTGAAGATCTCGGACTGTCCGCAACCCAAGGCGGTCTCATGGCGACCGCTACCCTGCTCGGCATCGGCGCAAGCTCAATTACCGCCGGGTGGTTCGCCGACAACTACGGACGCAAGAAACCACTCCTCTACTGCCTGCTGATCTTCGGCGCCTTCACCGCGGCGATCGCGTTCATCGGCAACTTCTGGATCATCATGCTCCTCCGCTTCATCTCCGGTTTCGGGTTGGGTGGTGTCTGGGGCATCGTCTCCGCATACATTGTCGAGACCTGGCCCGCCCACCGTCGTGGTCGCGCCGTGGCGTTCGTCCTCAGCGCCTTCCCGATCGGTGGAGTGCTGGCCGCACTGCTCGCCCGTCTCGTCCTTCCGGACTGGCGGCTGCTGTTCTTCATTTCCGGAGTCGGCGTGGTCATCCCCCTCGCCATTGTCGCCTTCGGGTTCAAGGAATCCGCCGAATGGCAGACCGCCCGAAGGAACAGTACCGACGAGACTGCGACAGTGTCGGTCGCGCGCATCTTCAAACCCGATCTGCGCCGGACAACCCTCATCGGCACCGCTGTGTGCTCGCTGTCCCTGGTCGCGTGGTGGGGATCGTCAACCTGGCTCCCAACGTTCCTACACGAGGACAAAGGCGTGCCGATGACGACGGTGACGCTGTTGCTCACCTTGCTGAACGTCGGAATGTTTCTGGGCTACAACATTTTCGGCATCATTGCCGACAAGTACGGCCGCAAGCTCGCGATCATCATCAGCCTCGCCGGGACCGGACTCACCCTGCCTCTGTACGTTCTCGCCGGCGACGAACAATCGCTCTACTGGCTCGGTCCACTGTTCGCATTCTTCGTCGCCTTCTTCGGGCTCTACGGCTCCTACCTGAGCGAGATCTTCCCGACAGAAGTTCGAACGACCGGCGCCGGATTCTGCTTCAACATCGGGCGAGGAGTATCAGCACTCGCGCCGCTGATACTCGGCTTCATCGCCGGCGGCGTCGGACTCTCCACAGGCCTGCTCGTCTGCGCCAGCCTCTTCATCGTCGCCGCGGCGATGATGACGTTGATGCCCGACTCGAACCGGCGCCCGAAGGAACAGCACCAGCACAGCGACCGCGAGCCGACGGTCTCTCTCTAG
- a CDS encoding TetR family transcriptional regulator → MAREDDSLDRRSRISRAAEHLFSERAYEAVSIRDIAADAGVNSALIRYYFGTKDELYRALFTDRYQVISAERMAGLTAVPDGLPARESLRAIIRAWIAPVARLACREGDANFLMLLARDLLRRDDEMHSGFREELDTMALECIAALKNCAADATESQVITAYTWFVSLAVNATANRRRAARLTSSGRPEPIDETEYVDSLVAFVTPGVAAMLGLGLSTQN, encoded by the coding sequence ATGGCGCGCGAGGACGACTCCCTCGACCGCCGCAGCAGGATCAGCAGAGCTGCCGAGCATCTGTTCTCAGAACGCGCATACGAAGCAGTCTCGATCCGTGACATCGCCGCCGACGCCGGCGTGAACAGCGCCCTCATTCGCTATTACTTCGGTACGAAGGACGAGTTGTATCGGGCGCTGTTCACCGACCGATACCAGGTCATATCGGCCGAACGAATGGCCGGGCTCACCGCTGTCCCCGACGGACTACCTGCCCGGGAGTCGCTCCGAGCGATCATCAGGGCATGGATCGCTCCCGTGGCGAGACTTGCGTGCCGCGAAGGCGACGCCAACTTTCTGATGTTGCTCGCTCGCGACCTGCTACGTCGTGACGACGAAATGCACTCCGGATTCCGCGAGGAACTCGACACAATGGCGCTCGAATGTATTGCCGCACTCAAGAACTGCGCGGCCGACGCCACTGAGAGCCAAGTCATCACAGCATATACGTGGTTCGTCTCGCTCGCGGTCAACGCAACTGCCAACCGCAGGCGCGCCGCCCGACTCACCTCCAGCGGCCGCCCCGAACCAATCGACGAGACCGAGTACGTCGATTCACTCGTAGCCTTCGTCACCCCCGGAGTGGCCGCGATGCTCGGGCTCGGCCTCAGCACGCAGAACTAG
- a CDS encoding FAD:protein FMN transferase: MLVDTRWSAWGEEIEVQVTEAAALSAAVGRVGRMLDEVEAACSLQRGDAEIHAVNLAQGLPVRVSVRLAGLLRSALWVARMTDGSVSPVAIEEPPTGVPSIHPEPTFADVQIDDDTVLAPWGVSFDISDTAKADTADRAAELVASELECGVLVRIGGAIATAGHCPAGGWQVTVPGDGGIELPAGASMSSVSAGRVFHGREALSGEWDQVSVVAGDALWAYAASSAAIVRGLGAVPWLEQHDLAARLVDNSGRVYTTRSWSHPHAA, from the coding sequence ATGTTGGTCGATACACGATGGAGCGCCTGGGGCGAAGAGATCGAAGTACAGGTCACCGAGGCGGCGGCCCTGAGCGCGGCGGTGGGCCGGGTGGGCAGGATGCTCGACGAGGTGGAAGCCGCCTGTAGTTTGCAGCGCGGTGACGCCGAGATCCATGCGGTGAACCTCGCACAGGGGCTTCCGGTACGGGTGAGTGTCCGGCTCGCGGGTCTGCTGCGCTCGGCGTTGTGGGTGGCCCGGATGACTGACGGCTCCGTGAGCCCCGTCGCGATCGAGGAGCCGCCGACCGGTGTCCCGTCGATCCATCCTGAGCCGACCTTCGCCGACGTGCAGATCGACGACGACACCGTCCTCGCTCCGTGGGGTGTCTCGTTCGACATCAGCGATACCGCGAAGGCGGATACCGCGGACCGGGCGGCGGAGCTGGTGGCGAGCGAACTCGAGTGCGGTGTCCTGGTCCGGATCGGCGGCGCCATCGCGACCGCGGGCCACTGTCCGGCCGGCGGTTGGCAGGTGACCGTGCCCGGCGATGGAGGAATCGAGCTACCGGCTGGTGCGTCGATGTCCTCGGTCAGCGCGGGGAGGGTTTTCCACGGGCGCGAAGCGCTCAGCGGCGAGTGGGATCAGGTGTCGGTGGTGGCGGGCGACGCCCTGTGGGCGTACGCGGCGAGCTCCGCCGCCATCGTGCGCGGGTTGGGCGCGGTGCCGTGGCTCGAACAGCACGATCTGGCAGCCCGCCTGGTCGACAATTCGGGCCGGGTGTACACCACGCGCAGCTGGAGTCATCCGCACGCGGCGTGA
- a CDS encoding NAD(P)/FAD-dependent oxidoreductase, producing the protein MAPEEFDVIVIGGGPAGENAAAYAIAGSNRTAALVEHQLVGGECSYWACMPSKALLRPVEVLSTARHMPGVGEKVNAYGLDTEAVLARRDRFTHNLDDSSQVLWADSVGIDVIRGSARVTDVREVTVGERVLRARHAVVLATGTTASVPDLPGLRAALPWTSRDATNVREVPKRLAVVGGGVVACEAATWLHELGADEVTLLVRGSALLERTEPFAGELVAEKLRKHGMNIRFGTSVQSASRPDAADTGVGRIHGGPVTLSVSGDSSDPELTVDEVLVATGRTPATAGLGLDRVGLPDHGYVTVDDHLTATGVDGDWLYAVGDVNGRALLTHMGKYQARVCGDVIAARAEGRPLDGPRFVASADHGQVPQVVFTTPEVAAVGRTESQSRADGLDVGVVAVDIDVAGAALSRDDYSGRASLVIDRATDTVVGATFVGSGVAELVHAATVAVVGRVPLESLWHAVPSYPTVSEVWLRLLEAWRAR; encoded by the coding sequence ATGGCTCCCGAAGAGTTCGACGTCATCGTGATCGGAGGCGGGCCGGCCGGGGAGAACGCGGCGGCCTACGCCATCGCCGGTAGCAACCGCACCGCGGCACTCGTCGAACACCAGTTGGTGGGCGGCGAGTGTTCGTATTGGGCGTGCATGCCGTCGAAGGCACTGCTCAGACCGGTCGAGGTGCTGAGCACCGCCCGGCACATGCCCGGTGTGGGGGAGAAGGTCAACGCGTACGGCCTCGACACCGAGGCCGTCCTGGCGCGCCGCGACCGATTCACCCACAACCTCGACGACTCGTCGCAGGTGCTGTGGGCGGATTCGGTCGGCATCGACGTGATCCGCGGGAGTGCACGGGTCACCGACGTCCGGGAGGTCACGGTGGGCGAGCGCGTGCTGCGGGCCCGGCACGCGGTGGTCCTCGCGACCGGCACGACGGCGAGCGTGCCGGACCTGCCGGGCCTGCGGGCCGCGCTGCCGTGGACGTCGCGGGACGCCACCAACGTCCGAGAGGTCCCGAAGCGGCTCGCGGTCGTCGGCGGTGGCGTGGTGGCTTGCGAGGCCGCGACGTGGCTGCACGAACTCGGGGCCGATGAGGTGACGCTCCTCGTCCGCGGATCGGCGCTGCTCGAGCGGACCGAGCCGTTCGCGGGTGAACTGGTCGCCGAGAAGTTGCGCAAGCACGGCATGAACATCCGCTTCGGCACGTCGGTGCAGTCGGCGTCCCGCCCCGACGCGGCCGACACCGGCGTCGGCCGGATCCACGGCGGACCGGTCACTCTGAGCGTGAGCGGCGACAGTTCCGACCCCGAGCTGACAGTCGACGAGGTGCTGGTCGCGACCGGCCGCACCCCCGCCACCGCGGGCCTTGGCCTCGACCGCGTCGGGCTTCCCGACCACGGCTACGTCACCGTCGACGACCATCTCACCGCGACCGGGGTGGACGGCGACTGGCTGTACGCGGTGGGAGACGTCAACGGCCGGGCACTGCTCACCCATATGGGCAAGTACCAGGCCCGGGTGTGCGGCGATGTGATCGCCGCCCGCGCGGAGGGCCGGCCGCTGGACGGGCCCCGCTTCGTCGCGTCGGCGGACCACGGCCAGGTGCCGCAGGTGGTGTTCACGACGCCGGAGGTCGCGGCGGTCGGACGGACCGAAAGCCAGTCCCGTGCAGATGGATTGGATGTCGGCGTGGTCGCGGTCGACATCGACGTCGCGGGCGCGGCGCTGTCCCGCGACGACTACTCCGGGCGTGCGTCGCTGGTGATCGACCGCGCCACCGACACGGTCGTCGGGGCCACGTTCGTCGGCTCGGGGGTCGCCGAACTGGTGCATGCCGCGACCGTCGCGGTAGTGGGCAGGGTGCCACTCGAGAGCCTGTGGCACGCGGTCCCGTCGTATCCGACGGTGAGCGAGGTGTGGCTGCGGCTACTCGAGGCGTGGCGCGCTCGATAG
- a CDS encoding alpha/beta hydrolase produces MRRRLAERGHTIFTPTLAGCAERFDANNHAVTLRTHINEIAGMLRFEDLDNVVVVGHSYAGTLLESIAALEPERVRHLINLDGHILDPGQRAYDFWSSEQVDEALTSTEAGHPFRKPHPPETLGITDPAQRRWVSARLTPHPLGCYRESVPPETIPSTTAARTYVRCMAGPITHMFDVHAVRARERGWSVSEIDAPHDAMITHPDVLADQLADIASQAMAHPGHR; encoded by the coding sequence GTGCGCAGGCGCCTGGCCGAGCGGGGGCATACGATCTTCACTCCCACGCTCGCCGGGTGCGCCGAACGCTTCGATGCCAACAATCATGCGGTCACTCTGAGAACCCACATCAACGAGATCGCAGGCATGTTGCGCTTCGAAGATCTGGACAACGTGGTCGTCGTCGGACACAGCTATGCGGGCACGCTGCTCGAGAGTATTGCCGCGCTCGAGCCCGAACGCGTCCGGCACCTGATCAATCTCGATGGCCACATCCTCGACCCTGGACAACGCGCCTACGACTTCTGGTCGTCGGAACAGGTTGACGAGGCTCTCACCTCGACCGAAGCCGGACATCCCTTCCGCAAGCCGCACCCACCCGAGACCCTCGGGATCACAGACCCAGCCCAACGCCGGTGGGTCTCCGCGCGACTGACCCCCCACCCACTCGGCTGCTACCGCGAATCCGTTCCGCCGGAAACGATTCCATCTACGACGGCCGCAAGGACCTACGTGCGTTGCATGGCTGGGCCCATCACCCACATGTTCGACGTGCATGCTGTCCGCGCACGCGAACGCGGTTGGTCTGTGTCGGAGATCGACGCCCCACACGACGCGATGATCACCCACCCCGATGTCCTGGCCGACCAGTTGGCGGACATCGCATCCCAAGCCATGGCCCACCCCGGCCATCGCTGA
- the pgi gene encoding glucose-6-phosphate isomerase yields the protein MSTDITGTAAWQNLDAHHRVIESAHLRDLFAQDPDRGTELTVTAGDLYIDYSKHRVTRETLGLLVELARAAHVEERRDDMFTGAHINTSEDRAVLHTALRLPADAQLTVDGQDVVADVHEVLRRMGEFTDRLRSGQWRGATGEQIRTVVNIGIGGSDLGPVMVCGALRHYADAGISARFVSNVDPSDLVAALADLDPATTLFVVASKTFSTLETLSNASAARRWLVDELGETAVPRHFVAVSTHAKRVAAFGIDTANMFGFWDWVGGRYSVDSAIGLSVMAVIGKERFAEFLDGFHTIDEHFRTAPLERNAPVLLGLIGVWYSSFFDAESRAVLPYSNDLARFAAYLQQLTMESNGKSVRADGSPVTTKTGEIFWGEPGTNGQHAFYQLLHQGTRLVPADFIGFAEPTDDLPTADGTGSMHDLLMSNLFAQTKVLAFGKTAEEIAAEGTAAELVPHKVMPGNRPSTTIMAPRLTPAVVGQLIALYEHQVFVAGVIWGIDSFDQWGVELGKAQALELGPVLTSPDAPPQLDDSSTDALVRWYRGRRGRTV from the coding sequence ATGAGCACAGACATCACCGGTACCGCAGCCTGGCAGAACTTGGATGCGCATCATCGTGTGATCGAATCTGCCCATTTGCGAGACCTGTTCGCCCAGGATCCCGATCGCGGCACCGAACTGACCGTGACGGCCGGCGACCTCTACATCGACTACAGCAAGCATCGAGTGACCCGCGAAACCCTGGGCCTGCTGGTGGAACTCGCCCGCGCCGCACATGTCGAGGAACGCCGTGACGACATGTTCACGGGCGCGCACATCAACACCTCGGAGGACCGCGCGGTGCTGCACACCGCGCTGCGCCTGCCCGCCGACGCGCAGCTGACAGTCGACGGCCAGGATGTCGTCGCCGACGTGCACGAGGTATTGCGCCGGATGGGCGAGTTCACCGATCGCTTGCGGTCCGGCCAGTGGCGCGGCGCCACCGGCGAACAGATCCGCACGGTCGTCAACATCGGCATCGGCGGCTCCGATCTGGGACCGGTGATGGTGTGCGGCGCGTTGCGTCACTACGCGGACGCCGGCATCTCGGCGCGGTTCGTCTCCAATGTCGACCCGTCGGACCTGGTGGCGGCGCTCGCCGATCTCGACCCGGCTACCACGCTGTTCGTCGTCGCGTCCAAGACATTCTCGACGCTCGAGACCCTCAGCAATGCCTCGGCGGCACGACGCTGGCTGGTCGACGAACTCGGCGAGACCGCGGTGCCCAGGCATTTCGTCGCGGTGTCCACACATGCGAAACGGGTTGCGGCGTTCGGCATCGACACCGCCAACATGTTCGGGTTCTGGGACTGGGTCGGCGGACGCTACTCGGTGGATTCGGCGATCGGCCTGTCGGTGATGGCGGTCATCGGCAAGGAACGGTTCGCCGAGTTCCTGGACGGCTTCCACACGATCGACGAGCACTTCCGGACCGCACCGCTCGAGCGCAACGCACCGGTCCTGCTGGGGCTGATCGGCGTCTGGTACTCGAGCTTCTTCGACGCCGAATCGCGTGCCGTGCTTCCGTACTCGAACGATCTCGCCCGGTTCGCCGCGTACCTGCAGCAGCTGACGATGGAATCCAACGGCAAATCGGTGCGGGCCGACGGCTCACCGGTGACGACCAAGACCGGTGAGATCTTCTGGGGCGAGCCCGGTACCAACGGCCAGCACGCCTTCTACCAGTTACTCCACCAGGGCACCCGACTGGTGCCGGCCGATTTCATCGGGTTCGCCGAGCCCACCGACGACCTGCCGACGGCCGATGGCACCGGCAGCATGCACGACCTGCTGATGAGCAATCTGTTCGCGCAGACGAAGGTGCTCGCGTTCGGCAAGACGGCCGAGGAGATCGCCGCCGAAGGAACCGCAGCGGAACTCGTGCCGCACAAGGTGATGCCCGGAAACCGCCCGTCGACGACGATCATGGCGCCGAGGCTCACCCCGGCGGTCGTCGGCCAGCTGATCGCCCTGTACGAGCACCAGGTGTTCGTCGCGGGCGTGATCTGGGGCATCGACTCGTTCGACCAGTGGGGCGTGGAACTCGGCAAGGCGCAGGCCCTCGAACTCGGCCCGGTGCTCACCTCACCGGATGCACCTCCGCAACTGGATGATTCGTCGACCGATGCGCTGGTCCGCTGGTACCGCGGACGGCGTGGCCGCACTGTCTGA
- a CDS encoding cupin domain-containing protein, which translates to MSQSTTQRPAVTDYKVRPTVNFTAAELEASHIARFHELIEDVEVFSDIKSAVGRRKHFHPLSPRGHLGPAKITTPHNFHMSYVEVPPGSSSFLHAHDAVEVFIPIHGKIAFIFNDGGEEEIVLDPLDVFSVPPHMIRNFKNIGTTNALFLVIYDGDDVLNKIYVDQETHDKFAREAAER; encoded by the coding sequence ATGTCCCAGTCCACCACCCAGCGTCCCGCCGTAACCGACTACAAAGTACGTCCCACCGTGAACTTTACGGCCGCCGAACTCGAGGCCAGCCACATCGCTCGCTTCCATGAGTTGATCGAGGATGTCGAGGTGTTCAGCGACATCAAGTCCGCTGTGGGGCGCCGCAAGCACTTCCACCCGTTGTCCCCGCGCGGACATCTGGGGCCCGCAAAGATCACCACACCGCACAACTTCCACATGAGCTACGTCGAGGTCCCTCCGGGTTCGAGCTCGTTCCTCCACGCACACGACGCCGTGGAAGTGTTCATTCCGATTCACGGCAAGATCGCCTTCATTTTCAACGACGGCGGCGAGGAAGAGATCGTCCTGGATCCCCTCGACGTCTTCTCCGTCCCGCCTCACATGATCCGCAACTTCAAGAACATCGGGACGACCAATGCACTGTTCCTGGTGATCTATGACGGCGACGATGTCCTGAACAAGATCTACGTCGACCAGGAAACTCACGACAAGTTCGCACGAGAGGCGGCCGAGCGCTAG
- a CDS encoding crotonase/enoyl-CoA hydratase family protein, whose amino-acid sequence MPVRSEKTGPVTTVVLSRSKARNAVDGPTAAALADAFREFDNDPDAAVAVLWGEGGTFCAGADLKALGTDRSNHITPDGDGPMGPTRMQLSKPVIAAISGHAVAGGLELALWSDLRIAESDSVFGVFCRRWGVPLIDGGTVRLPRLIGASRAMDLVLTGRAVDADEALAIGLVNRVVPHGRARAEAEKLAAELAGFPQTCLREDRMSLLEQEGLGEDDALSAEFRHGMVAVTVDALTGAARFAAGEGRHGRFGD is encoded by the coding sequence ATGCCGGTGCGCAGCGAGAAGACCGGGCCCGTCACCACCGTCGTGCTGTCGAGGTCCAAAGCGCGCAACGCAGTCGACGGACCGACGGCCGCGGCGCTGGCCGATGCCTTCCGAGAGTTCGACAACGACCCCGACGCCGCGGTCGCGGTGCTGTGGGGCGAGGGCGGCACGTTCTGCGCGGGTGCCGACCTGAAGGCACTCGGCACGGACCGCTCCAACCACATCACACCCGACGGGGACGGCCCGATGGGGCCGACCCGAATGCAGCTGTCGAAACCCGTGATCGCCGCGATCTCCGGTCACGCCGTCGCCGGCGGACTCGAACTGGCGCTGTGGTCCGACCTCCGTATCGCCGAGTCGGACAGTGTCTTCGGCGTCTTCTGCCGACGGTGGGGCGTTCCCCTCATCGACGGCGGCACGGTGCGGCTCCCGCGCCTCATCGGCGCCAGCCGGGCGATGGATCTCGTTCTCACCGGACGCGCGGTCGACGCCGACGAGGCGCTCGCGATCGGCCTGGTCAACCGCGTGGTCCCGCACGGGCGGGCGCGCGCGGAGGCCGAGAAACTGGCGGCCGAACTGGCCGGGTTCCCGCAGACTTGTCTACGGGAGGACCGGATGTCGCTGCTCGAGCAGGAGGGTCTCGGGGAGGACGACGCGCTGTCTGCCGAATTCCGGCACGGCATGGTGGCGGTGACGGTCGACGCCCTCACCGGGGCCGCGCGATTCGCAGCCGGTGAGGGCAGGCACGGTCGGTTCGGCGACTGA